The DNA segment AGTATCGAGGGCCTGAGCACTTTGATAACCGAGGCGCCGCTGCTCCTCCACGCAGGAAATACTACGCTAACCCCAAACACATAGCCCTAGTTTATACAACGGGGTCTTCAACGCCTCGCACTCATGTAGTAGCCGTAGACTTTGAGAATCTTTGGCACCACTTTCCTCCAGTCATAATGCTCGAGAACGGTTTTCCTGGCCTCCTCGCCCATTTTCCTTCTGAGCCCGCTGTCTTGGAGCAGTGTTATTAGTGCTTTGGCAAGCTCTCTCGAGGAGCCCGGTTTTACTAGTAATCCGGTCTTGCCATGCTTTACCACGTCTTTAAGTCCTCCCTGCCTCGAGGCTACTACTGGCGTCCCGGAGGAGAGGGATTCTAAGGCTACTATACCGAAGCTCTCGTTCACTATGCTGGGCACAGCTGTTACCCAGGCGAGGGAGTATAGCCTCGGCTTCTCCGACTCGGGGACGACTCCAAGCATCTTAACATTACCCTCTAGGCCGTAGCGCGCTATTAGTAGTCTTATTATCGGCTCGAACTCGCCCTTACCACCTATGTACAGCTGCGCGTCTCTAATCTCGTCTACCACCTGCCTGAAAGCCCTGACGAGGACGTGGGCTCCCTTCCTCCAGACAAGCCTACCGAGGAAAAGGACCAGAGGATAGTCGGACTTGGGCGTCGATGGCTTGAACCTCTCGACGTCAACACCGTTAGGTATTATGTAGCGGTCAACGCTATCGCCAACTATACCCTCTACCATCCTGTCCGCGGCACTGCTCACACTTATGACGGCCTGCGCATTGGGTAGGAGGTATCTGGTCGGTAGCACTATAGAAGCTATCCTCCAGAGGGCTACTTTGTCGTATGCGAGGAAGATGGAGTGGTTGGTGGCAACCCTGGGCAGGCCTAGGTCCCGGGCTGACTTGAGGGCTAGTAGGCTGGTTAGGGTGTATATGTGGTGTGAATGTACTATGTCGGGACCCAGCGTCTTGATCTCCCTCTTAAGGTCGAAAGGGTCGGGTGGGACGAAGATAATCTCCAGGGGGAAGAGGGGCTTTACTATGTAGTGGCCCTCGGCCTCAAGATCCTTTACATCGCCCTTCCCCAGAGCCCTCGATACTATAATTACCTCGTAACCGAGATCTTGGAGGAGGCGTGTAAGATCCCTTACATGCGACTGCACCCCTCCCACTGAGCTAGGGTGGAAGTCCATAACCATGGCTATCCTAGAGCCCCTGGGGGGAGGGCTGCTCTCGAGGTCCTCGACCCTTTTTAGACCGCCCAACGCTGTTCACCGTTAACCAGTAGGTTGTTGAGCTTTAGATTGGGCTGCGGAAAGCGTGTTGCCAGGGGTAATCTTTATATTGTCAAGAGGTATTATCAAAACCCCTTAGAAAGCCGTGGGGGTGTCTAGATGCTTTGGCCTGCTCCAGAGCTAGGGCTAGGGCTTACTCCTCCGCAGCCAACCTAGGCCCCGGCTTCGACGCTCTAGCGGTGGCTTTGAATGCTTACTACGACGAGGTTGAGGCTAAAATCTGCACCGGCCGTGGAGGCGGCGTTTATGTGGATAGGGTGGAGGGCAAGTTCTCGGTAGGCGTCTCGCCAGGTTCCAACACAGCCGCAGAAGCAGTTCGGGAGCTACTTAATAGCGAGGGTGTTGAGGCCGAGGTCGAGATTAGGATATACAAGGGCGTGCCGCCTGGCAGAGGGCTAGGCAGCAGCGGGGCTTCTGCTGCTGCAGCGGTTGTTGCAGTGTCTCACGCTCTAGACATGGAACTCGCCAAGGAGAAGCTAGTATTCTATGCAGGGGCGGGCGAGAGGGCGGCGGCTGGGCAGCCCCATTTCGACAATGCAGCCGCCAGTATACTCGGCGGGCTTGCTATAGTAGCCAGCGACTCTGCGGGCAGGCTCCGCGTCTTCACTGTCCCGTTGGAGGCTTGGTTCTCGGTGGTGACGCCGATGAACCCTGTCCCGGAGGGTAAGACGGGTGTGATGAGGAGTGTGCTACCGGAGAGAGTCGGTTTCGGCGAGGCAGTGAGGAACTTCTCGAGGGCGGCAGGCATTGTAGCGGCCGCGGTTAACGGCGATCTAGAGTCGATGGGGGCTCTCATGATGTCTGACGAGATAGTGGAGCCTCGTAGAAGGAGTTACGTGCCGTGCTATAGCCAGGTGAGAAAGGCAGCCCTCCATGCGGGCGCACTAGGCTTCACACTAAGCGGAGCTGGCCCCTCCATGGTAGCTCTGGCTGCTAGCAGGGAGGCGGCGGTTGAGATAGCGTCTGCCATGGAGGAGGCCTGCGCATGCTGCGAGAACCCTCTGGCTACCGTTGCTGAGCCCGGCCCAGGAGCCTATCTAGTAGGGTGATGTGCTGTGGGTTGGGTTACAAGGTGGGTTAGAGGCGGCTGGAGGCCTTCGAAAGACCCGGCTAGAGAGCCTGTGGTGCCTCCCGTGAGCGTATCAGCTATCTACGTCCACCCTCCCGGCAGCTTTGAGCGCGAGTATCCTAGAGTAGGCGATCTTAAGTATGGGCGGGAGAACAACCCTACAGTGCTAGGCTTCGAGGAGGCCCTGGCTAGCCTGGAGGAAGGCCGCTGGGCACTTGCCTTCAACAGTGGGATGGCTGCACTCTCTACACTAGTATTCTACGAGATAGCCAGAGGGGCTCGGAGGATTCTTCTTGAACGGCTAACTTACGGCTCCACGAGAAGCCTTCTAGAAATGGTTTCCTCGATAACCGGGGTCGAGGTTAGGCTGGCTGGCCCCCCATGGGAGAGCCTCCTAGACCTCGTCTGCTGGTCTGACCTGGTTATAGTGGAGTCGATGGCCAACCCAACACTCAGAGTACCGCCTCTGAGCGAGGTCTATGGGGAGGCGAGAAGCTGTGGTGCTAGGGTTGTAGTAGACAATACATTCGCGACGCCAGTAGCATATAGGCCGCTGGAGGGGGGGGCTCGCTATTCCCTTGAGAGCCTTACCAAATACATCTCAGGGCATAACGACGTTGTCGGCGGCTCCATATCGGGCGGTTTTGATGACGATCTTGAACCGCTTTGGAACATGAGAAAGATCATGGGAACTATTATGCAGCCTATAGACGCCTACCTGGCGTGGCGCGGAATGAAGACGCTCAAACCCAGGTTTGAAGCCCAGTCCAAGGCTGCTCTGGAGGTTGCTGAGTGGCTTGAGAGCCGTGAGAAGGTGAAGAGGGTTTACTACCCAGGGCTTCCCAGCCATCCGGACCACGAGCTGGCTAGGAAGGAGCTGAACGGGCTCTACGGTGCAGTGGTGAGCTTCGAGATAGGGGGGGGAAGGGGGGAGGTGTTCAGGCTACTCTCGAGGCTGAAGCTTGTGACGCCCAGCCCGAGTTTCGGAGGGGTCGAGACGATTATATCTTATCCAGCCATATCCAGCCACAGCAACCTAGACCCCGTGGAGAGGGCTGAGCTTGGTATAACCGAGGGGCTGCTGAGGCTGAGCGTTGGTCTTGAAGATGTGGCTGACGTCATCAGCGATTTATCACAAGCTCTCTCGGCAATATAGAACAAGCACCCGCTCTAAGCAACACAGTATCACCGTGTGAATACACCAGTATCATTTACGCTGAACCCCCTACCCTATACAGCGTTCATAACTTTTTCCCGGGTGCCAGAGGAGAATGGCTGTACCCTTCCTCTGGAGGCAGGCTATCAGCCTTTCCGAGTTTTACAGGGAGATAGCCAAGGGCCAGAAAGACCCGTTTAAGAAGAGCATTCTAAACCTAGCGTCAATAGCGCTCGAGGAGCTTTCGGACGAGCTAGCCGCAGGGGCGGTGAGAGAGGCTACCAGGAAGAAGCTCATGTATATCAGGGATATGATGAGGCACAACAATATGCCGCACTACAGCCTAGACAAGATAATAGAGAGAGTGTCGAGGACAGCGTGGAACGGTG comes from the Aeropyrum camini SY1 = JCM 12091 genome and includes:
- a CDS encoding aminotransferase class I/II-fold pyridoxal phosphate-dependent enzyme, translating into MGWVTRWVRGGWRPSKDPAREPVVPPVSVSAIYVHPPGSFEREYPRVGDLKYGRENNPTVLGFEEALASLEEGRWALAFNSGMAALSTLVFYEIARGARRILLERLTYGSTRSLLEMVSSITGVEVRLAGPPWESLLDLVCWSDLVIVESMANPTLRVPPLSEVYGEARSCGARVVVDNTFATPVAYRPLEGGARYSLESLTKYISGHNDVVGGSISGGFDDDLEPLWNMRKIMGTIMQPIDAYLAWRGMKTLKPRFEAQSKAALEVAEWLESREKVKRVYYPGLPSHPDHELARKELNGLYGAVVSFEIGGGRGEVFRLLSRLKLVTPSPSFGGVETIISYPAISSHSNLDPVERAELGITEGLLRLSVGLEDVADVISDLSQALSAI
- a CDS encoding homoserine kinase; translated protein: MACSRARARAYSSAANLGPGFDALAVALNAYYDEVEAKICTGRGGGVYVDRVEGKFSVGVSPGSNTAAEAVRELLNSEGVEAEVEIRIYKGVPPGRGLGSSGASAAAAVVAVSHALDMELAKEKLVFYAGAGERAAAGQPHFDNAAASILGGLAIVASDSAGRLRVFTVPLEAWFSVVTPMNPVPEGKTGVMRSVLPERVGFGEAVRNFSRAAGIVAAAVNGDLESMGALMMSDEIVEPRRRSYVPCYSQVRKAALHAGALGFTLSGAGPSMVALAASREAAVEIASAMEEACACCENPLATVAEPGPGAYLVG
- a CDS encoding glycosyltransferase family 4 protein produces the protein MGGLKRVEDLESSPPPRGSRIAMVMDFHPSSVGGVQSHVRDLTRLLQDLGYEVIIVSRALGKGDVKDLEAEGHYIVKPLFPLEIIFVPPDPFDLKREIKTLGPDIVHSHHIYTLTSLLALKSARDLGLPRVATNHSIFLAYDKVALWRIASIVLPTRYLLPNAQAVISVSSAADRMVEGIVGDSVDRYIIPNGVDVERFKPSTPKSDYPLVLFLGRLVWRKGAHVLVRAFRQVVDEIRDAQLYIGGKGEFEPIIRLLIARYGLEGNVKMLGVVPESEKPRLYSLAWVTAVPSIVNESFGIVALESLSSGTPVVASRQGGLKDVVKHGKTGLLVKPGSSRELAKALITLLQDSGLRRKMGEEARKTVLEHYDWRKVVPKILKVYGYYMSARR